Genomic window (Vigna radiata var. radiata cultivar VC1973A unplaced genomic scaffold, Vradiata_ver6 scaffold_332, whole genome shotgun sequence):
tgtatttttcaaacccaacccggtccGAATCCGTGACGGACCGGATtgactcgcgggttgtgacccattttgacggcacTACTTTTAATTGGACTAATTtgataaaagaagagaaaaattctactaaaaaaaaagataatgggCAAATTAAAACTAGAAAACCAGATAACAAAAGACCCTCCGTATTAATATTAAATCCTATAAAACAAGAAATTTTGAAAGGCAATTAtgagttttatagtttttttttttagaaattgaaagattgatttataataaaactcttAATATGGTAAGAATAAGTTGGGGTCAATTTTAATGAGTTTAGTGCCATTCTATTTTCtacatcttataaaaatatGCATGATAATGATAAAAGACTTGATCAAGCTTTTATAATTTTCCTTACCTGGAGAATTAGTCTTTTTAtcgtattaatattttattccgAAACTACTCGAATCATCTATTGATTCTCGTTCTGACATctgctttgttttttattttttaaatcaaaatgtGAAAATCTTAATTGGGTACTACTTGTTTGATAAACGATAGTTTCGAAAACTCCcccacaaaaatattttttctagatatatatttaaccatcaatcaacaatttaaaattgtgataaaatTCAAACCTGTTAATTGGATAATCAAATAGATATTTAacgaaaatatataattaattacaaatatcaACATTGATCTTATAATTAATGCTCATTATTATACTCTACTTTAACTTTTGAATTGTATTCCTCTCATCCTAAAGAGTCAAATTCTTGACTCACCAATTTCACTAGAATGTTCAAACTATCggttaaagtattaaaaatatttaattaaaaacataatcgtaactatattaatttatttttaaacacatCTCATTTCATGCTTCTTATTTTAAGAAACTCTTAACAAATAAActgattaaataataaagttttttaaaaaaattattataatatatacttaATCATAAAAGTTAAGGTCAAATGCACTTAAGTATTCTTTCTCATTCATCCATcgaaatatcttttaaaaataaaatcataacatatatatttcaaaacaaatcaCTTGGTAAACTTAGAATTGAAACTTAAACTAAAAACTATTAACGTGTAAAATAGTCtcagttataattttttatttgtaataaaaattattttaaatagtaaagTTTTTTAGtaactaattattttgttatctaTTGTAATGGCCGATTTACATTTTCATCCTACCACAAATCATTCTTAATGAAACGattaagatagaaaaaaaaatgtagtttaTATATTACACgaaaaagaatgagaaaatgCATGAGGAAGTTTACTACAGAAGTATGTATGAGTGGTGCATGGAGAAAAACAAACGCACGAAGGCATgagaataaataattgaaatggGAAATATTTTTGGGGAAAGGATTGTTCTTGTTTCCATGGGATGATAAATATACCTCTGTTGACGAAAGTAAAATTCAGGAAAACTTGGAATGGAAAGATCAAAATGCATTAACTGTGTTATTTAATGCCTTCACCTACATTTCCACATATTCAGAAGTAGCAGTTTTGTATCATTTAATGCATCTTCTTTCCCtcactctctcttctcttctcttctcttcttcttgcAACCTCCAAACACCTTCAATTCTTGATCTATTATGACCGTTTCTTCCTTTCATGTCAGTTTTCAAAACACAACATGGAGCTGCTTTTTCTTCTGCTAATTTTTTCTCACTCACCAAACAACAAAAGCATAGCATCTTCTCTATTGTAAGAATCAAAAGTAGACAAAAGATCCAGTCTAACTCCTTGCCATTTGTGCTGCTGATTGTTGCTTACTCATGCATACAAACCCACAATcaagattctgatttttctacCAGCAATGGCCTTGTTCCACTGGTTATTTTATGACCCCACctctcttttttcattttttgggGTCTCTTCTTGCATTGCATCCATGGAACTGTGAAAAAACATGAGGTAACGatgtttttttatggttataTTGGACTTGATTCTCTCCTTTTAAACTGTGTTTTTGCTGAGTGGTCAAAAGGTGTTTCCAACTGACATCGTTAGTGAGGATTCTACTTTTTTTTCTGAACAATATCCAGTGTCTTCACTTCTGCACTTTGAACATGAACCTATGGCCAGTTCGATTTGTTACTATATTTGAGGTTGTGGTTTTTTCATGCTTGTGGTTGCACGTTTCAAGTCTTGGCTCCATGTCTTCCATTGCCGTCTCTTACGGCGACAAAGGGTCCGCGTTTTGTGGCTTGAAACCGGATGGATCTCACACTGTAAACTGTTACGGGATGAACTCAGCCATAATTTATGGAACACCAACACATTTTCCGTTCTTTGGTCTAACAGCCGGTGATGGCTTTGTGTGCGGGCTTTTGATGAGTTCTAGTCAACCATATTGCTGGGGTAGCAGTGGCCATGTTGAAATGGGTGTGCCACAACCTATGGTTAAGGGAGCTCAGTACCTAGAGATCAGTGCCGGGGATTTTCACGTTTGTGGATTGAGGAAACCGTTGACTGGAAGACACAGGAACACTTCTTTGGTTGATTGTTGGGGCTACAACATGACAAATAACTATGTGTTTGATGGGCAGGTTCAAGCAATCTCAGCAGGCTCTCAGTTCAATTGTGGCTTGTTTTCTCAGAACAGAAGTGTGTTCTGCTGGGGGGACGAGACAAGTAGCCAAGTTATTAATATGGTCCCTAAGGGCATGAGGTTTCAGAAGATCTCTGCTGGAGGGTACCATGTGTGTGGAATCTTGGAAGGGGTGAATTCTAGAGCTGTTTGTTGGGGGAGGAGCTTGCTGGATTTGGGTGAAGAACTTTCAATTTCATTGACAGGTTCAGGACAGGGACAAGGTAAAGTTGAATTGGCTCCCAATGATCCCATGCTTTCAGTGGTGGGAGGGAAGTTCCATGCATGTGGGATTAAGAGCTATGATCATGGAGTGGTTTGTTGGGGCTATAGTTTCAAAGCAGGCACCAGAGTTCCTAGTGGGATTAAGGCCTTTGAGATTGGTGCTGGGAATTACTTTACCTGTGGAGTGCTTGTTGAGAAATCTCATATGCCTGTGTGTTGGGGTGTTGGCTTCCCCACTTCTCTCCCTTTGCCTGTCTCACCAAGAATGTGTAGGTCTACTCCATGTCCTCCAGCTTACTTTGAAACCTCACAAAATGGTATATGCAAGTCACCAGATTCCCATGTTTGCATGCCATGCAGTGCTTCTTGTCCTCCTGAGATGTACAAGAGAAGTGGATGCAATTTGAAATCTGACATACTATGTGAATATAACTGTTCTATCTGTTCCTCACCTGAATGCCTCTCCAATTGCTCCTCTTCCTATTCCAATGCTGCCTCTGTCAAGAGAAGTGAAAAATTTTGGTCACTTCAACTGCCCGTGATTATTGCAGAAATAGCTTTTGctgttttctttgtttgtatTGTGTCCATAACTGCGGTGTTGTATGTTCGCTACAAGCTAAGAGATTGTCAGTGTTCTTCTTCAGCAAGAGGGTCAAAGGGGAAGAAACTAAGAGGGAGTTCGTCACACCAGAAGGAGAAATCCAAGGTCCGACCAGACTTGGAGGAGTTCAAGATTAGGAGAGCACAGATGTTCCCGTACGAGGAACTTGAAAGAGCAACCGGTGGATTCAAAGAGGAGTCCATAGTGGGGAAGGGAAGTTTCTCTTGCGTGTTCAAAGGGGTTCTCAAAGATGGCACTGTTGTTGCTGTTAAAAGGGCCATAGTGTATCCCAACGTGCAGAAGAATTCCAAGGAGTTTCACACCGAGCTTGACTTGCTTTCTAGGCTGAACCACGCACACTTGCTGAATCTACTAGGCTACTGTGAGGAGGGTGGAGAGAGACTCCTTGT
Coding sequences:
- the LOC106778443 gene encoding serine/threonine-protein kinase-like protein ACR4 — encoded protein: MNLWPVRFVTIFEVVVFSCLWLHVSSLGSMSSIAVSYGDKGSAFCGLKPDGSHTVNCYGMNSAIIYGTPTHFPFFGLTAGDGFVCGLLMSSSQPYCWGSSGHVEMGVPQPMVKGAQYLEISAGDFHVCGLRKPLTGRHRNTSLVDCWGYNMTNNYVFDGQVQAISAGSQFNCGLFSQNRSVFCWGDETSSQVINMVPKGMRFQKISAGGYHVCGILEGVNSRAVCWGRSLLDLGEELSISLTGSGQGQGKVELAPNDPMLSVVGGKFHACGIKSYDHGVVCWGYSFKAGTRVPSGIKAFEIGAGNYFTCGVLVEKSHMPVCWGVGFPTSLPLPVSPRMCRSTPCPPAYFETSQNGICKSPDSHVCMPCSASCPPEMYKRSGCNLKSDILCEYNCSICSSPECLSNCSSSYSNAASVKRSEKFWSLQLPVIIAEIAFAVFFVCIVSITAVLYVRYKLRDCQCSSSARGSKGKKLRGSSSHQKEKSKVRPDLEEFKIRRAQMFPYEELERATGGFKEESIVGKGSFSCVFKGVLKDGTVVAVKRAIVYPNVQKNSKEFHTELDLLSRLNHAHLLNLLGYCEEGGERLLVYEYMAHGSLHQHLHGNKVMKEQMDWVRRVTIAVQAARGIEYLHGYACPPVIHRDIKSSNILIDEEHNARVADFGLSLLGPADSSSPLAELPAGTLGYLDPEYYRLHYLTTKSDVYSFGVLLLEILSGRKAIDMQYEEGNIVQWAVPLIKSGDIGSILDPVLKAPSDVDALRRIANVACKSVRMKGKDRPSMDKVTTVLERALAQLMGSPCIEQPILPTEVVLGSNRLHKKSSQRSSNRSASESTDVEDQRFEFRAPSWITFPSVTSSQRRSGSEADVEGKNVEGRNLGNVGGGGGGGGGGGGDALKSLEEEIGLASPREKLFLQHNF